From a single Mus caroli chromosome X, CAROLI_EIJ_v1.1, whole genome shotgun sequence genomic region:
- the LOC110287298 gene encoding testis-expressed protein 13D-like encodes MDLGDHSTGFCHTEVIRFINNEILMNGGGPEFYMAFRMRPWNEIEDQLRAILIDPQVPRSLKRACTWSALALGVRIAARQREQQAYMVGLSQDAFGQLPSAPRASVSELWQLRQQREEAVTQLISTQAALHQAMRECDLLRWRLHHVERSVQMAPLVHDIQSQQLGASVVPLSPDHARVMGTVGAYDRRYLEAQMAAATNVFYMPRSTSSWPLAMQPTVPVPVPYQLPAHPPFLTGSPFLMPFSPSVVMETEAGVVASVPIPPAYPSGPFAVPCSQNPASVCDQRSYRYTTEGPSVTQLAVPAGNIRDTSQEGNSGKYQGTNTLGDNRSHLQEQDHQGVQYRATLVDTENDNEGENEESEATSAVTSEAASEETTDTAEDDQEEEEEEVAEKEDAYDNDVDLQNLQELHLPEQGQLHSQGDNRPQASGPASLYSRRCQIKEEDVEEAPPIPVWESWSQAVRESPKKQQPQLPKKDKKPQAEAASGSQPSSRTQMNWVCPRCKSMNFSWRKVCYKCKKICMPAEFGGQPH; translated from the coding sequence ATGGACTTGGGCGACCACTCCACTGGCTTTTGCCACACTGAAGTAATTAGATTTATTAACAATGAAATCCTCATGAATGGAGGTGGGCCTGAATTTTACATGGCTTTCCGCATGCGGCCCTGGAATGAGATAGAAGACCAACTTCGCGCCATTTTGATAGATCCTCAGGTGCCACGTTCTCTAAAAAGGGCCTGTACCTGGAGTGCCCTGGCACTGGGTGTGCGAATAGCTGCAAGGCAGCGTGAGCAGCAGGCTTATATGGTTGGGTTGTCACAGGATGCATTCGGGCAGCTCCCCTCGGCTCCCAGGGCCTCAGTCTCAGAGTTGTGGCAGCTCCGTCAACAGCGAGAGGAGGCAGTCACCCAACTGATTTCTACTCAAGCCGCTCTACATCAGGCGATGAGGGAGTGTGATCTGTTGCGCTGGAGGCTGCACCATGTTGAAAGATCAGTCCAGATGGCTCCTCTGGTTCATGACATTCAAAGCCAACAGCTTGGGGCTTCAGTGGTACCCCTGAGTCCAGATCATGCGAGAGTTATGGGTACAGTGGGGGCATACGACAGACGGTATTTGGAGGCACAAATGGCAGCTGCAACAAATGTCTTTTACATGCCAAGAAGCACAAGTTCCTGGCCCCTGGCCATGCAACCAACTGTGCCAGTTCCAGTGCCATATCAGCTCCCAGCACATCCACCATTCCTAACGGGATCTCCATTCTTAATGCCTTTCTCACCTTCAGtagtcatggaaacagaagcaggtgtTGTAGCTTCAGTTCCGATACCTCCTGCATATCCTTCTGGTCCTTTTGCTGTACCATGCTCCCAGAACCCAGCTAGTGTGTGCGACCAGAGAAGCTACAGGTATACTACTGAAGGTCCTTCGGTCACCCAGCTTGCTGTACCTGCAGGAAACATCAGAGACACCAGCCAGGAGGGAAACTCAGGGAAGTACCAGGGGACAAATACCTTGGGAGACAACAGAAGCCACCTTCAGGAGCAAGATCACCAAGGAGTTCAGTATAGGGCTACTCTAGTGGACACTGAAAATGAcaatgaaggagaaaatgaagaatcaGAAGCAACATCAGCAGTAACATCAGAAGCAGCATCAGAAGAAACAACAGATACAGCAGAAGATGatcaagaagaagaggaagaggaggtggcagAGAAGGAAGACGCATATGACAACGATGTAGATCTTCAGAATCTCCAGGAACTACACCTTCCTGAGCAAGGTCAACTCCATAGCCAGGGTGACAATCGTCCCCAGGCATCAGGTCCAGCTTCCTTGTACTCCCGTAGATGTCAAATCAAGGAAGAAGATGTGGAAGAGGCCCCTCCAATCCCTGTGTGGGAGAGTTGGAGCCAAGCTGTGAGAGAAAGCCCGAAGAAACAGCAACCTCAGCTGCCGAAGAAGGACAAGAAGCCACAAGCAGAAGCAGCTTCAGGATCCCAGCCCAGCTCACGCACTCAGATGAACTGGGTCTGCCCACGGTGTAAGTCTATGAATTTTTCATGGCGCAAAGTCTGCTATAAATGCAAGAAAATTTGTATGCCAGCTGAGTTTGGAGGACAACCTCACTGA